In the genome of Streptomyces pactum, one region contains:
- a CDS encoding AzlC family ABC transporter permease, whose translation MGSIPPPGRDASPPERFRAGVGVGTGLAAASFVLAVSFGAITHAQGWSVAGSVLCSMAVFSGSAQFALVSTLGAGGGTTAAVAAAALVNVRFLPMGVAVAGDLSGGRMRRALQAQAVVDGSWAAAHRGGGRFDRHLMFGASAVQWVLWVAGTAVGVVLAPDPGLLGDLGLDVVAPAMFLFLLLDTTGADRGNRLPAVLGAAVAAGLSFLLPPGPALIGAAGAAMVALARPLPGPGRPTAGDRSPGRPGEGNPAPETESP comes from the coding sequence ATGGGATCCATACCCCCGCCCGGCCGGGACGCCTCGCCCCCCGAACGCTTCCGCGCCGGGGTCGGCGTCGGGACCGGGCTGGCCGCCGCTTCCTTCGTCCTCGCCGTGAGCTTCGGCGCGATCACCCATGCGCAGGGCTGGTCCGTCGCCGGTTCCGTCCTGTGCTCCATGGCGGTCTTCTCCGGCTCGGCGCAGTTCGCCCTGGTGTCCACGCTGGGTGCGGGCGGCGGCACGACCGCCGCGGTTGCCGCCGCCGCCCTCGTCAACGTCCGCTTCCTGCCCATGGGAGTGGCCGTCGCCGGCGACCTGAGCGGCGGGCGGATGCGCCGGGCGCTCCAGGCACAGGCGGTGGTGGACGGATCGTGGGCCGCCGCGCACCGGGGCGGCGGCCGCTTCGACCGCCACCTGATGTTCGGGGCGAGTGCCGTCCAGTGGGTGCTGTGGGTCGCGGGGACCGCGGTCGGTGTGGTCCTCGCCCCCGACCCCGGCCTCCTCGGTGACCTCGGCCTGGACGTGGTGGCGCCGGCCATGTTCCTGTTCCTGCTGCTGGACACGACAGGCGCCGACCGCGGCAACCGGCTGCCCGCCGTGCTGGGCGCGGCCGTCGCCGCGGGGCTGTCGTTCCTGCTGCCGCCGGGGCCGGCGCTGATCGGTGCGGCCGGTGCCGCAATGGTCGCCCTGGCCCGCCCGCTGCCCGGCCCGGGCCGGCCGACCGCCGGGGACCGCAGCCCCGGCCGCCCGGGCGAGGGGAACCCCGCCCCGGAAACGGAGTCCCCATGA
- a CDS encoding AzlD domain-containing protein, which translates to MTPWPALAAVAVLSFAIKAAGPVALGGRELPPRARAVIGLMAPALLAGFVVVDVAGPRWSAVDPAVLAGLAAVPVLRLCRLPLPAVLVAAAAVTALVRGLGG; encoded by the coding sequence ATGACCCCCTGGCCCGCGCTGGCGGCCGTCGCCGTGCTGAGCTTCGCCATCAAGGCGGCCGGCCCGGTGGCACTGGGCGGGCGCGAACTGCCCCCGCGGGCCCGGGCGGTGATCGGCCTGATGGCTCCCGCGCTGCTGGCCGGCTTCGTGGTGGTGGATGTGGCGGGCCCCCGGTGGAGCGCGGTGGACCCCGCGGTCCTGGCCGGGCTCGCCGCCGTTCCGGTGCTGCGGCTGTGCCGGCTCCCCCTGCCGGCCGTGCTGGTGGCGGCCGCCGCGGTGACCGCGCTGGTCCGCGGCCTCGGCGGGTGA
- a CDS encoding glycoside hydrolase family 3 protein translates to MQNRSVPRRTVLASAAVVAAGTTGVMGVTANPAVAHRRDHRLKKIISRMSVEAKIGQLFVPYFYGTSATSPSQFDQERNLKELGVRTVAELIAKYHIGGVIYFSGWANNIQDPRQVADLTNGVQRASLALPTPIPSLISIDQEHGSNVRIGSGATQLPGAMALGAGRSLTDARAAGRISGTELAALGIHQNFAPVADVNVNPANPIINIRSFGADAREVGRMVAAQVTGYQHAGVVACAKHFPGHGDTGEDSHTGLPVITHTREEWERIDAPPFRAAIAAGVDSIMTAHLQVPALDPSNEPATLSPTILQGVLRGELGFDGVIVTDALNMRGVRTKYGDDRVPVLALKAGADQLLFPPDIGVAYNGVLAAVRSGEITEERLDESVLRILRLKDKVGLLGGSPYVSAKEVDRVVGARAHQHAAARITERTTTLLVNEDRTLPLRRGHKKLLVVGASPAFPTDSTRTTVPELARAFDELGYATTHLATGRAPDAAQIDAAVAAARGRDAVVVTTDNVGATSAQRTLVSRLLTTGVPVVHLAVRNPYDIAHLSGVRASLVSYGWAEVELRAAARVISGRVDPRGKLPVPIQRADDPAKVLFRSGHGLSYDD, encoded by the coding sequence ATGCAGAACCGGAGTGTGCCCAGACGGACCGTTCTCGCCTCCGCGGCCGTGGTGGCGGCGGGCACGACAGGCGTCATGGGCGTGACGGCCAACCCCGCGGTCGCGCACCGGCGCGACCACCGCCTCAAGAAGATCATCTCCAGGATGAGCGTCGAGGCGAAGATCGGCCAGCTGTTCGTGCCGTACTTCTACGGCACGTCGGCGACTTCTCCCAGCCAGTTCGACCAGGAACGCAACCTCAAGGAACTCGGCGTCCGCACGGTGGCCGAGCTCATCGCCAAGTACCACATCGGCGGTGTCATCTACTTCTCCGGCTGGGCGAACAACATCCAGGACCCCCGGCAGGTCGCCGACCTGACCAACGGTGTGCAGCGCGCCTCGCTCGCCCTGCCCACCCCCATCCCGTCCCTGATCTCCATCGACCAGGAGCACGGCTCCAACGTCCGCATCGGCAGCGGCGCCACCCAGCTGCCGGGCGCGATGGCGCTCGGCGCCGGCCGCTCGCTCACCGACGCGCGCGCCGCGGGCCGGATCTCGGGCACCGAACTCGCCGCCCTGGGCATCCACCAGAACTTCGCCCCGGTCGCCGACGTCAACGTGAACCCGGCCAACCCCATCATCAACATCCGCTCCTTCGGCGCCGACGCCCGCGAGGTCGGCCGTATGGTGGCCGCCCAGGTGACGGGTTACCAACACGCCGGCGTGGTCGCCTGCGCCAAGCACTTCCCGGGCCACGGGGACACCGGGGAGGACAGCCACACCGGACTGCCCGTGATCACCCACACCCGCGAGGAGTGGGAACGCATCGACGCCCCGCCCTTCCGGGCCGCGATCGCCGCCGGCGTCGACTCGATCATGACCGCGCACCTCCAGGTCCCCGCGCTCGACCCCAGCAACGAGCCGGCCACCCTGTCGCCCACGATCCTCCAGGGCGTGCTCCGCGGCGAACTCGGCTTCGACGGTGTGATCGTCACCGACGCCCTCAACATGCGCGGGGTGCGCACCAAGTACGGCGACGACCGGGTGCCCGTCCTCGCCCTCAAGGCCGGCGCCGACCAGCTGCTGTTCCCGCCGGACATCGGTGTCGCCTACAACGGCGTCCTGGCGGCCGTCCGCAGCGGGGAGATCACCGAGGAGCGGCTCGACGAGTCGGTGCTGCGCATCCTGCGGCTCAAGGACAAGGTCGGCCTGCTCGGCGGCAGCCCGTATGTCTCGGCGAAGGAGGTCGACCGGGTGGTCGGTGCCCGCGCGCACCAGCACGCCGCCGCCCGGATCACCGAGCGCACCACCACCCTGCTGGTCAACGAGGACCGGACGCTGCCGCTGCGCCGCGGGCACAAGAAGCTGCTCGTGGTCGGCGCGAGCCCGGCCTTCCCGACCGACAGCACCCGCACCACGGTGCCCGAGCTGGCCCGGGCGTTCGACGAACTCGGCTACGCCACCACCCACCTCGCCACCGGCCGGGCGCCCGACGCGGCACAGATCGACGCGGCCGTGGCCGCCGCCCGGGGGCGGGACGCGGTGGTGGTCACCACCGACAACGTCGGCGCCACCAGCGCCCAGCGCACCCTGGTGTCCCGGCTGCTCACGACCGGTGTTCCCGTCGTCCACCTCGCGGTGCGCAACCCCTACGACATCGCCCACCTGAGCGGTGTCCGGGCCTCGCTGGTCTCCTACGGCTGGGCCGAGGTCGAGCTGCGCGCCGCCGCCCGGGTGATCTCCGGCCGGGTGGATCCGCGCGGCAAGCTGCCCGTGCCGATCCAGCGGGCGGACGACCCGGCCAAGGTCCTCTTCCGCTCCGGACACGGCCTGTCCTACGACGACTGA
- a CDS encoding alpha/beta fold hydrolase: MNPSDSGTLAVPGATIYFEVRGEGPLLLLIGGGNSDAAVFRRVAAALAGHHRVVTYDPRGNSRSVLDGPPTDQRVEEHADDAYRLIGHLARRGEPAYVFGSCSGGLIALELTIRHADRIRLTVAHEPPVLSILPDADEHLAIIDEVYRTYRREGMAPALVKLQDLHGGQPAPPLPEVHDNTDYFLSHVIRPFTRFVPDLRALAAVAGQVVWAGGHASRADLVHRPALVLAERFGGTPALFPGGHVGYARYPADFAERLVEVLGTAPGAADRLPGTTGGGR, from the coding sequence ATGAACCCATCGGACAGCGGGACGCTCGCCGTACCGGGCGCGACGATCTACTTCGAAGTACGAGGTGAGGGGCCTCTGCTCCTGCTCATCGGAGGAGGGAACTCCGACGCGGCCGTCTTCCGGCGCGTGGCCGCCGCCCTGGCCGGACACCACCGGGTCGTCACCTACGACCCCCGCGGGAACTCACGCAGCGTGCTCGACGGCCCCCCGACGGACCAGAGGGTCGAGGAGCACGCCGACGACGCGTACCGGCTGATCGGCCACCTCGCGCGCCGGGGCGAGCCGGCGTACGTCTTCGGCAGTTGCTCGGGCGGGCTCATCGCGCTGGAACTCACCATCCGCCACGCCGACCGGATCCGGCTGACCGTCGCCCACGAGCCGCCCGTACTGAGCATCCTCCCGGACGCGGACGAGCACCTGGCGATCATCGACGAGGTATACCGGACGTACCGCCGCGAGGGCATGGCACCGGCCCTGGTCAAACTGCAGGACCTCCACGGCGGGCAACCGGCCCCGCCCCTCCCCGAGGTCCACGACAACACCGACTACTTCCTGTCCCACGTCATCCGGCCGTTCACCCGCTTCGTCCCCGACCTCCGCGCACTCGCCGCGGTGGCCGGCCAGGTGGTGTGGGCCGGCGGTCACGCCTCGCGCGCGGACCTCGTGCACCGCCCCGCGCTGGTCCTCGCCGAGCGGTTCGGCGGCACACCGGCCCTGTTCCCCGGCGGGCACGTCGGCTACGCGAGATATCCCGCCGACTTCGCCGAACGGCTCGTCGAGGTCCTCGGCACCGCGCCCGGGGCGGCGGACCGGCTGCCCGGAACGACCGGCGGAGGGCGGTGA
- a CDS encoding AMP-binding protein, translated as MTGIEAVRRILRDLGIEEELLREDLQLRAHLALDSVDLSQIQVELAERFALHVDLWGGRDYTLGQLAGLLGEERPGAGAGREYRDRGWWRPEFLDDLVLGGRHAGHRTALVAPGRTLTRSELDAAVSGCAAGLAHTGIRPGETVLVQLPNDDRFVVLVLALIRLGARPVLALPSLREHELDPVCAALAPSALAVPARYRRFDHVRLAERLRERHPSVRTVLVSGDAGPAGGRPSIDRLVEDGAPAAAPRVARHPSDTALYLLSSGTTGAPKPVPRTHEALGHVLRTSAAVSGLTPESVFLAVLPMTHAFAFSAPGVLGTLARGGRVVLAAPDDATAAMALIEREHVTHCALTPALARQWLATRAAHNGGGLPGLRVLQVGGARLDASTAARLAGTFGCRVQQVYGMSEGLLNFTRLDDPPEVAFGTQGRPSSPGDETRVVDREGRPVADGGTGELLARGPGIITAYHDGVSPGSFTADGFYRTGDLVSRHPSGNFVVVGRVKDVINRGGEKIPADELEALVLTHPGVRAAAAVAMPHPVLGEAVCLYVVADGEGAPSLREVRGYLEDSGLARFKLPERLVEVAALPLTAVGKVDKARLRAEAAARPADGG; from the coding sequence TTGACGGGCATCGAAGCAGTGCGGCGCATCCTCCGCGACCTGGGCATCGAGGAGGAGCTGCTCCGCGAGGACCTGCAGCTGCGCGCGCACCTGGCGCTCGACTCCGTGGACCTGTCGCAGATTCAGGTCGAGCTGGCCGAGCGGTTCGCCCTCCACGTCGATCTGTGGGGCGGGCGGGACTACACCCTGGGGCAGCTCGCCGGCCTCCTCGGCGAGGAACGGCCCGGTGCGGGGGCCGGGCGGGAGTACCGGGACCGCGGCTGGTGGCGCCCGGAGTTCCTGGACGACCTGGTGCTGGGCGGCCGGCACGCGGGCCACCGCACGGCGCTGGTCGCCCCCGGCCGCACCCTCACCAGGTCCGAGCTGGACGCGGCGGTGTCCGGCTGCGCCGCCGGGCTGGCGCACACCGGCATCCGGCCCGGCGAAACCGTGCTGGTGCAGCTGCCGAACGACGACCGGTTCGTCGTGCTGGTGCTCGCGCTCATCAGGCTCGGAGCGCGTCCGGTGCTCGCCCTGCCCTCGCTGCGCGAGCACGAACTCGACCCGGTGTGTGCCGCGCTGGCGCCGAGCGCGCTGGCCGTGCCGGCCCGGTACCGGCGCTTCGACCACGTGCGGCTCGCCGAGCGGCTCCGCGAGCGGCATCCGTCCGTACGGACCGTGCTCGTCTCGGGCGACGCCGGCCCGGCCGGCGGCCGTCCGAGCATCGACCGGCTCGTCGAGGACGGCGCCCCGGCCGCCGCCCCGCGGGTGGCGCGGCACCCCTCCGACACCGCCCTCTACCTGCTGTCGAGCGGCACCACGGGGGCACCCAAACCGGTCCCCCGCACCCACGAGGCGCTCGGGCACGTGCTCCGCACCTCGGCGGCGGTCTCCGGACTGACCCCGGAATCGGTGTTCCTCGCGGTCCTGCCCATGACGCACGCCTTCGCCTTCTCCGCCCCGGGGGTCCTCGGCACCCTCGCACGGGGCGGGAGGGTCGTACTCGCCGCACCGGACGACGCGACCGCGGCCATGGCGCTGATCGAGCGGGAACACGTCACCCACTGCGCGCTCACGCCCGCGCTCGCCCGGCAGTGGCTCGCCACCCGCGCCGCACACAACGGTGGTGGCCTGCCGGGCCTGCGGGTCCTGCAGGTGGGCGGGGCCCGTCTGGACGCCTCCACGGCCGCCCGGCTGGCCGGTACCTTCGGCTGCCGGGTCCAGCAGGTGTACGGGATGAGCGAGGGCCTGCTGAACTTCACCCGGCTCGACGACCCGCCCGAGGTGGCGTTCGGCACGCAGGGCCGGCCCTCCTCACCGGGTGACGAGACGCGCGTGGTGGACCGGGAGGGCCGGCCGGTCGCCGACGGCGGGACCGGCGAACTCCTGGCCAGGGGGCCGGGCATCATCACGGCCTACCACGACGGCGTGTCCCCAGGGTCGTTCACCGCCGACGGCTTCTACCGCACCGGCGACCTCGTCAGCCGCCACCCCTCCGGGAACTTCGTGGTGGTCGGACGCGTCAAGGACGTGATCAACCGCGGGGGAGAGAAGATCCCGGCGGACGAGCTGGAGGCACTGGTACTGACCCACCCCGGCGTACGGGCCGCGGCCGCCGTGGCGATGCCGCACCCCGTCCTGGGTGAGGCCGTATGCCTGTACGTCGTGGCCGACGGCGAGGGGGCCCCGTCGCTGCGGGAGGTCCGCGGGTATCTGGAGGACAGCGGGCTGGCCCGGTTCAAGCTGCCCGAACGGCTCGTCGAGGTCGCGGCGCTTCCCCTGACCGCGGTCGGCAAGGTGGACAAGGCCCGGTTGCGCGCCGAGGCCGCGGCCCGGCCGGCGGACGGGGGCTGA
- a CDS encoding GNAT family N-acetyltransferase — MLTLTEIAANPHRLTRRLSPGGGPDVIVRPLTHVDAGPLAEFLGALSPASRRFSTFDGYDLATAQELCDAIARHDKLRLVLQEVPSGRIVGLLEFGLALTASDTARYRDAGIRLSEATDCRFGPTLADDHQGRGVGTLVFPLVTETARLLGRRRIILWGGVRADNPRAIRYYEKNGFRRVGSFTEADGSLSLDMMLDPDPDPGPAGSATRRGRP, encoded by the coding sequence GTGCTCACCCTGACGGAGATCGCCGCGAATCCCCATCGCCTGACGCGCCGTCTGAGCCCTGGTGGCGGTCCGGATGTCATCGTCCGTCCCCTGACGCACGTCGACGCGGGTCCGCTGGCCGAGTTCCTCGGTGCCCTGTCGCCCGCATCGCGGCGCTTCAGCACGTTCGACGGGTACGACCTGGCGACCGCCCAGGAGCTGTGTGACGCCATCGCGCGCCACGACAAGCTCCGGCTGGTGCTCCAGGAGGTGCCGTCCGGCCGCATCGTCGGCCTGCTCGAATTCGGCCTCGCGCTGACTGCCTCGGACACCGCCCGCTACCGGGACGCGGGCATCCGCCTCAGCGAGGCGACCGACTGCCGCTTCGGCCCCACCCTGGCCGACGACCACCAGGGCCGAGGCGTCGGGACGCTCGTCTTCCCGCTGGTCACGGAGACCGCGCGACTGCTCGGCAGGAGGAGAATCATCCTGTGGGGCGGTGTCCGCGCCGACAACCCTCGCGCCATCCGGTACTACGAGAAGAACGGCTTCCGGCGGGTGGGCTCCTTCACCGAGGCGGACGGCTCCCTGTCGCTCGACATGATGCTGGACCCGGACCCGGACCCGGGTCCGGCAGGGAGCGCCACCCGGCGCGGCCGGCCGTAG
- a CDS encoding acyl-CoA dehydrogenase, whose amino-acid sequence MSQDFDLYRPSEEHDMLRESVRALAEAKIAPFAAEVDEEARFPQEALDALVANDLHAVHVPETYGGAGADALATVIVIEEVARVCGSSSLIPAVNKLGSLPVMLSGSEELKQKYLAPLAKGDAMFSYCLSEPDAGSDAAGMKTRAVRDGDHWVLNGVKRWITNAGVSEFYTVMAVTDPEKRSKGISAFVVEKSDEGVSFGAPEKKLGIKGSPTREVYLDNVRIPADRMIGEEGTGFATAMKTLDHTRITIAAQALGIAQGALDYAKGYVKERKQFGKPIADFQGIQFMLADMAMKLEAARQLTYAAAAKSERVDADLTFFGAAAKCFASDVAMEVTTDAVQLLGGYGYTRDYPVERMMRDAKITQIYEGTNQVQRIVMSRNLP is encoded by the coding sequence ATGAGCCAGGACTTCGACCTGTACCGGCCGTCCGAGGAGCACGACATGCTCCGCGAGTCGGTGCGCGCGCTCGCCGAGGCGAAGATCGCGCCGTTCGCGGCCGAGGTCGACGAGGAGGCACGCTTCCCGCAGGAGGCCCTGGACGCGCTGGTCGCCAACGACCTCCACGCGGTGCACGTGCCGGAGACGTACGGCGGCGCGGGCGCGGACGCGCTGGCGACGGTGATCGTGATCGAGGAGGTCGCGCGGGTCTGCGGCTCCTCCTCGCTGATCCCGGCGGTCAACAAGCTGGGCTCGCTGCCGGTGATGCTGTCCGGTTCCGAGGAGCTGAAGCAGAAGTACCTCGCGCCGCTCGCCAAGGGTGACGCGATGTTCTCCTACTGCCTGTCCGAGCCCGACGCCGGCTCCGACGCGGCCGGCATGAAGACCCGCGCGGTCCGCGACGGCGACCACTGGGTGCTCAACGGGGTGAAGCGCTGGATCACCAACGCGGGGGTCTCCGAGTTCTACACGGTGATGGCCGTCACCGACCCCGAGAAGCGCTCCAAGGGCATCTCCGCCTTCGTCGTGGAGAAGTCCGACGAGGGTGTGTCCTTCGGTGCCCCGGAGAAGAAGCTGGGCATCAAGGGTTCCCCGACGCGTGAGGTCTACCTGGACAACGTGCGGATCCCGGCGGACCGCATGATCGGCGAGGAGGGCACCGGCTTCGCCACCGCGATGAAGACGCTGGACCACACCCGCATCACCATCGCGGCCCAGGCCCTGGGCATCGCCCAGGGGGCGCTCGACTACGCCAAGGGCTACGTCAAGGAGCGCAAGCAGTTCGGCAAGCCGATCGCCGACTTCCAGGGCATCCAGTTCATGCTCGCCGACATGGCCATGAAGCTGGAGGCGGCGCGCCAGCTGACCTACGCCGCCGCGGCGAAGTCCGAGCGGGTGGACGCCGACCTGACCTTCTTCGGCGCGGCGGCCAAGTGCTTCGCCTCCGACGTGGCGATGGAGGTGACCACCGACGCGGTCCAGCTGCTCGGCGGCTACGGCTACACCCGCGACTACCCGGTGGAGCGCATGATGCGCGACGCCAAGATCACCCAGATCTACGAGGGCACCAACCAGGTCCAGCGGATCGTCATGTCCCGCAACCTGCCGTAG
- a CDS encoding TetR family transcriptional regulator → MRDALVAAAFELFLERGFEATTVDDIVALAGVGRRSFFRYFPSKEDVVFPDHERCLADMTAFLESVAEDPEPVARVCDAARMVLRMYAENPTFSVQRYRLTKSFPGLRAYELSVVWRYERALAAYLRRRFAGWSDGDLRADVIAAAVVAAHNNALRSWLRSGGEGDAEAAVDHALALVRNSWAPDGGPAGPGEPADEDVVVVITKRRTPLWRVVRELEGGQGPG, encoded by the coding sequence ATGCGGGACGCCCTGGTCGCCGCCGCCTTCGAGCTCTTCCTGGAGCGTGGTTTCGAGGCCACCACCGTTGACGACATCGTCGCACTGGCGGGCGTCGGGCGCCGGTCGTTCTTCCGCTACTTCCCCTCCAAGGAGGACGTGGTCTTCCCCGACCACGAGCGCTGCCTGGCCGACATGACCGCCTTCCTGGAGTCGGTCGCCGAGGACCCCGAGCCGGTGGCCCGGGTCTGCGACGCGGCCCGCATGGTGCTGCGGATGTACGCCGAGAACCCCACCTTCTCGGTCCAGCGCTACCGGCTCACCAAGAGCTTCCCCGGCCTGCGCGCCTACGAGCTGTCGGTGGTGTGGCGGTACGAGCGGGCGCTCGCCGCCTACCTGCGACGCCGCTTCGCCGGCTGGTCCGACGGGGACCTGCGGGCGGACGTGATCGCCGCCGCGGTGGTCGCGGCGCACAACAACGCGCTCCGCTCCTGGCTGCGCTCGGGGGGCGAGGGCGACGCGGAGGCGGCGGTGGACCACGCGCTCGCCCTGGTCCGGAACTCCTGGGCGCCCGACGGCGGGCCGGCCGGCCCCGGTGAGCCGGCGGACGAGGACGTGGTGGTGGTGATCACCAAGCGCCGGACGCCGCTGTGGCGGGTGGTCCGCGAGCTGGAGGGCGGTCAGGGACCGGGGTGA
- a CDS encoding Zn-ribbon domain-containing OB-fold protein — protein MFHTAAEIDPFRTQHSPAVPAGPDPGDTDEPGDTAGSRAQEGWPGQDYLDGLQRGELYFQRCRWCRTAVYHRLLCPVCASPDLDWEHSSGTGVVRQATVVRRSTGTLRTVGLIDMAEGFRLRATLSGVTADHVRPGTVVRLDPHAARPRELTFRPGGDDGTEHHRTARP, from the coding sequence GTGTTCCACACCGCGGCCGAGATCGACCCGTTCCGGACCCAGCACAGCCCGGCCGTCCCGGCCGGCCCCGACCCCGGGGACACGGACGAGCCCGGGGACACGGCCGGCTCGCGAGCGCAGGAGGGCTGGCCGGGGCAGGACTACCTCGACGGCCTCCAGCGCGGCGAGCTGTACTTCCAGCGCTGCCGCTGGTGCCGCACCGCCGTCTACCACCGCCTGCTCTGCCCCGTCTGTGCCTCCCCCGACCTGGACTGGGAGCACAGTTCGGGCACCGGGGTGGTGCGCCAGGCCACCGTGGTGCGGCGCAGCACCGGCACGCTGCGGACGGTGGGACTGATCGACATGGCCGAGGGCTTCCGGCTCCGCGCCACCCTCTCCGGGGTCACCGCCGACCATGTGCGCCCCGGCACCGTGGTACGGCTCGACCCGCACGCCGCCCGCCCGCGCGAGCTGACCTTCCGGCCGGGCGGCGACGACGGGACCGAGCACCACCGCACCGCCCGGCCCTGA
- a CDS encoding SRPBCC family protein encodes MALIAFRRRSPLPPAEAWRRVTDWPRHSAHVPLTRLSTEPPGPTRTGTVVLARTGRGRLGFDDPMEVVRWEPPGPDGTGRCRLVKRGGVVVGWAEIEVRPDGAGSVVSWREEARVRLLPRLFDPPTAWAGRRIFGRVVDTLLAAPPRSAGGPGRPDGPGRGARRRGT; translated from the coding sequence GTGGCGCTCATCGCGTTCCGGCGTCGGTCCCCACTGCCCCCGGCGGAGGCGTGGCGGCGGGTCACCGACTGGCCCCGGCACTCCGCTCATGTCCCGCTGACCCGGCTCAGCACCGAGCCGCCCGGACCCACCCGCACCGGGACGGTGGTCCTGGCGCGTACCGGCCGCGGACGCCTGGGCTTCGACGACCCCATGGAGGTGGTCCGCTGGGAGCCGCCCGGCCCGGACGGAACCGGACGGTGCCGCCTGGTCAAACGCGGCGGGGTGGTCGTCGGCTGGGCGGAGATCGAGGTCCGGCCCGACGGCGCGGGGTCGGTGGTGAGCTGGCGGGAGGAGGCCCGGGTCCGGCTGCTGCCCCGGCTGTTCGACCCGCCCACCGCCTGGGCCGGCCGCCGGATCTTCGGCCGGGTGGTGGACACCCTCCTCGCCGCCCCGCCCCGGTCCGCCGGAGGACCCGGCAGGCCGGACGGGCCCGGCCGCGGGGCGCGCCGCCGGGGAACCTGA
- a CDS encoding FAD/NAD(P)-binding protein, with protein MTHVGVIGGGAAAVSLLDALSRTARPPRAVTVFEPAPRLWRGRAYQRDLNAVRVNAPGFIMSARHGDDGHYDRWLRRRGPGYARSWLDPRLGVPLLPRGAYGEYLEDTAEEAVRRLAEAGCRVTVVAARVTGVAASGAGYTLRTDDGGPEHEVDRVVHCTGAGTPADVYRLAGTPGYLPDPYPLAETLARIPERAEVAVLGSGLTAVDIAVALADRGHRGGITLISRHRVLPFVWQRPVPVEPVRLTREQLDATAARHGRLTLGHLAELLRAEAAGHGQNLDDLTAEIRDTGREEPDRRLRRQLAETDSPSLGRRLLQAAVHPLGLQAWRLLTEHDRELLRGRYARTVIALSSPMVPHNAAVLLGMFDSGQLTVATAPTGITPSAAGGFRLGPEPGAPVADVVVNAITPRASLVPGADEAADRGLWLVGETAVARAGWLVTPGIPGVAAQAAAVAARLTT; from the coding sequence ATGACGCACGTCGGCGTGATCGGCGGCGGCGCTGCCGCCGTCAGCCTGCTGGACGCCCTGTCCCGCACCGCCCGGCCGCCCCGCGCGGTGACCGTCTTCGAACCCGCCCCGCGGCTGTGGCGCGGCCGCGCCTACCAGCGGGACCTGAACGCGGTGCGGGTGAACGCGCCCGGCTTCATCATGTCGGCCCGGCACGGCGACGACGGCCACTACGACCGCTGGCTGCGGCGGCGGGGGCCCGGATACGCGCGGAGCTGGCTCGATCCGCGGCTCGGCGTCCCGCTGCTGCCGCGCGGCGCCTACGGGGAGTACCTGGAGGACACCGCGGAGGAGGCCGTGCGGCGCCTGGCGGAGGCCGGGTGCCGGGTGACGGTGGTGGCCGCCCGGGTCACCGGGGTGGCCGCGTCCGGGGCGGGATACACCCTGCGCACCGACGACGGCGGGCCGGAACACGAGGTCGACCGGGTGGTGCACTGCACCGGCGCCGGCACGCCGGCCGACGTCTACCGGCTCGCCGGGACACCGGGCTACCTCCCCGACCCCTATCCGCTCGCCGAGACCCTGGCCCGGATCCCCGAGCGGGCCGAGGTGGCCGTGCTCGGCAGCGGACTGACCGCCGTGGACATCGCCGTGGCGCTCGCCGACCGCGGGCACCGGGGCGGCATCACCCTCATCTCCCGTCACCGTGTGCTGCCGTTCGTCTGGCAGCGCCCGGTGCCGGTGGAGCCGGTCCGGCTGACCCGCGAGCAGCTCGACGCGACCGCCGCGCGCCACGGCCGGCTCACCCTCGGCCATCTCGCCGAGCTGCTGCGCGCCGAGGCCGCCGGCCACGGGCAGAACCTCGACGACCTGACCGCCGAGATCCGGGACACCGGGCGGGAGGAACCGGACCGGCGGCTGCGCCGCCAGCTGGCGGAGACCGACTCGCCCTCGCTCGGCCGCCGGCTCCTCCAGGCCGCCGTGCATCCGCTGGGCCTCCAGGCGTGGCGGCTGCTGACCGAGCACGACCGGGAACTGCTGCGCGGCCGGTACGCCCGCACCGTGATCGCCCTGAGTTCGCCCATGGTGCCCCACAACGCGGCCGTGCTGCTCGGCATGTTCGACTCCGGGCAGCTCACCGTTGCCACCGCGCCCACCGGGATCACGCCGTCGGCGGCCGGCGGCTTCCGGCTCGGCCCGGAGCCCGGCGCGCCGGTCGCCGACGTGGTCGTCAACGCGATCACCCCCCGGGCGTCCCTGGTGCCCGGGGCGGACGAGGCGGCCGACCGGGGCCTGTGGCTGGTGGGGGAGACGGCCGTGGCACGGGCCGGTTGGCTGGTGACCCCCGGCATACCGGGGGTGGCCGCCCAGGCGGCGGCCGTCGCCGCACGGCTGACCACGTGA